Sequence from the Nitrosopumilus maritimus SCM1 genome:
TTGTAGAAGAAATATCTAGAACTCTATTTGCAAATTATGCTATTGTTCTTTATGTCAGTGACGTTGGCGTACTGCGACCTGAAAAATTCTAACAACAAGAATCATCTGAACACAAAACTGGCATCTTTTTGCTAGCGTTTGTGACATTTGATATTAATTCTGATAACTGGTTGTTTGAAATTGCATACATTGCCTTTTTTCCTTCATCTCTAGACTTTACAATTCCGCATTTTTTGAGTGTCTTGAGATGATGTGATACTAATGGTTGATCTTTTTCTAATTTTTCTACAAAATCATTTACACACAATTCTTTGTTTTTTTGTAACAATTCTAAAATATCAAACCTTGTCTCATCGCAAATACACTTTAGTAGATTGACTCCATTCATATCAATTTAGATTTATATAAACTGCTATTTATGTGATGATATGGAAAATGTGCTATTTGTGTGCGTAGAAAATGCGGGCAGAAGTCAGATGGCTGAGGCATTTTTTCGAAAATATGGTCCTGCAAAATACAATGTGATTAGCGCTGGCACAACTCCGTCTTCTCAACTAAACCCTGTAGTAGTTGAGGTTATGAAAGAAGTTGGCATTGACATGACTCAACAATCTCCAAAAACACTATCCAATGAAATGATTGAAAATTCTTCTAAAACAATCAACATGGGATGCATGGATAAAGAATCATGTCCTGCATTATTTGTAAAAGATGTTCTTGATTGGAATATTTTAGATCCTAAAGAAAAGTCAATTGATGATGTAAGAGAAATTCGTGATCAAATCTTAAAAGAAGTTTTGGATCTTGTAAAATCCCTTGAGGAATAATTTTGGCGTATTCAAATTTACAGATTTTTACTGTGGAATTAATTGGAACTTTTATTCTTGTCATCTTTGCAACTGGTTCCATTGTTTATGATGCAGAATTTTTTGATGGACAATTAGGAATTCCATTTGCTGCCATTGCACCATTCATTGCACTACTAATTGGTGTCTATTCTTTTGGTAAAATTTCTCTTGCACATTTCAATCCTGCAGTAACCATTGGATACTATATCACAGGACACATAACCAAAATTCAGATTTTGTATTATTTTGCAGCTGAAATTATTGGTGCACTATTAGGTTCTCTATTTGTCATGAAAGTTATTGGAGAAAAAGCAAATCTTGGAGCCAATGCACCAAACTATGATTTTTCGTTAGGTTTGATTTTTCCAGTTGAAGTATTGGCATCTGCAATGCTTATGGGTGTAATCTTCTACGTGGTGTATACAAAAGGACTGAAAGGATTTAGTGGAGTTGCCATTGGTGGAATTGTCGGATTGGATATTTTGTTTTTAGCATTTATCTCAGGAGCTTCTATGAATCCTGCAAGAGCACTTGCTCCTGCATTACTATCTGGTACTTTTAGTGATTTGTGGCTATATTGGACTGCACCTTTTATTGGAACCATGATTGTGGCTTTTCTATTTCGTGGCAAATTCCAAGCCCAACGAGCCTCAAATTACGAATAATAATAACCAAAATTACTCTCTCATATTGAGCAATTCTAAACTGTTCTCAGATGCCAAAAAAGTAATTCCTTCAGGCGTCAATAGTCCTGTAAGATACTTTGAACCATATCCATTTTTCACAAAAAAAGCAAATGGTGCATACATTTGGGATGTAGACAATAGAAAATTAATCGATTTTTGTAATGGTTATGGTGCTCTACTTTTAGGACACAGAAGAAAGGAGATTATTAATTCTGTTTCAAAACAATTAACCAAAGGTACTCTTTACTGTACTCCTACTGAAGGAGAAACTGAACTTGCAAAATTAATCATTGGTAATTTCCCATCAATTGACAAAGTTCGATTAATGAACACTGGTGGTGAAGCAACAATGACTGCAATCCGATTAGCTCGTGGATTTACAAAAAAGAAAAAGATAATCAAATTTGAAGGATGTTATCATGGTGCTCATGATTCTGTTTTAGTAAAAGCTGGATCTGGTTCAGCACACAATGGAATTTCAGTTTCTGATGGTGGATTAGATGAAGTATCAAAGAATACTTTGGTGGTACAATATAACAACATTGAAGATTTACAAAAAACAATTCAGAAAAACAAAGACATTGCAGGAGTTATTGTTGAACCAATTCTTGCTAACATGGGACTGATTTTACCTGAGAAAAATTTCTTATCTGATTTAAGAAAAATTACTAAAGAAAATAACATTCCACTAATCTTTGATGAAGTCGTCACTGGATTCAGAGTTGCCCCTGGTGGTGCACAAGAACACTTTGGAATAAAACCTGACATTACTACAATGGCCAAAGCATTAAGCAATGGATTTGCAATTTCTGCAGTTGGGGGCAAAAAGGAGATAATGGATTTACTTTCTCCAGGTGGTAAGGTCTATCAAGCAAGCACCTTTGCAGGCAATCCAATATCAGTTAGTGCTGCAATTGCATCAATTAAGACCATAAACAAACTCAAAAACAAACTATACTCTAAACTTGAGAGATTCAATCTTCTATTTTCTACTGCCCTTGATGATATGGCAACTGACATGGGAATTCCTCATCAAATCAACTTTACAGCCTCAATGTTCCAGATTTTCTTTACAAACAAGCCTGTTACAAACTATGAAACATCAAAGAAGGCAAATGCAAAGAAATTCCAAAAATTATTCCGTACACTACTCAAAAAAGGGATATTCATTGCACCTTCTCAGTTCGAAGTAGTCTTCTTGTCTGATGCACATACTGAAAACGATCTAAACAAGACCCTTGATGCATATCATTTAGCACTAAAATCGGTGAAAAATTGAAGTACATTGTAGGGGCTAGAGGAAGTCAATTATCAGTTGCTCAAACAAACTTGGTAATTGCAGAGCTGAAAAAAGCACATCCCGATACAGAATATGAAATTAAAACAATTACAACAAAGGGGGACACTGATAGTAGACCATTATTTACAATAGACCAAAAAGGAATTTTTGAAAAAGAGATTGATAGAGCAGTTGCACAAAAAGAAGTTGATTTTGCAGTACATAGTCTAAAAGATGTTCCATCTGAACTAGACGATAACTTGGTATTAGCTTGCATTCCTAAACGAGAAACAGTCAATGATGTGTTTATTTCTCCAGACGGTTCCACTCTTGATTCTATAAAACCTGGTTCAGTAATTGGCACAAGTTCACTTCGAAGAGCAGTCCAAGTATCACGAAAAAGACCTGATGTTACAGTAAAGCCAATTCGTGGAAACATTGAAACTCGAATCAAAAAAGCATCTGGAGAAAACTATGATGCAATCGTTCTTGCAAAGGCAGGAATTTCTAGATTGGGAGTTGATGTAAAGTATACTGAATTATCAACTGATGATTTTTCTCCATCTCCTGGTCAGGGGGCAATTGCTATTGTTGCAAGAGCAGATGATTCTAAAACAATTGAGATGCTCAAAAAGATAGAAGATCCTGATTCTCGTTTAGAAATAGAAGCAGAGCGTGCACTTTCTGACTTTGTTGATTCTGGTTGTAGATTCCCTGTTGGTGCATATGCAAAGTCTAATGGTTCTGAGATGACTTTGACTGTAACAGCATTTTCTGTTGATGGAAAGCAATTTCTTCACGTAAGTAAAACTGGCGATAAAAACAATCCAAAATCTCTTGGTCAAAGTGCAGGAGAAGAATTACGTGAGAAGGGAGTAAATGATCTTGCATTAAATTGGAGAGAAAAAGTGGAGGAATGGAATAAGACATGACAGGAAAAGTGTATCTTGTTGGAGCAGGACCTGGTGACAGTAAACTAATCACACTTCGTGCAGTTGAACTATTGAAAAAAGCAGACGTTGTATTGTATGATAGATTGGTAAGCAAAAAAATCATCTCAATGATTCCAAAAAAGACCAAAAAAGTCTATGTTGGTCGTGCAGTAGGTGATGATACCACTCATCAAAATACTACAAATGATTTGATGGTAAAATATGCAAAATCAAAAAAGAATGTTGTTAGACTAAAGGGAGGAGATCCTATAATCTTTGGACGTGGCGGAGAAGAAGCAGAATTTCTTAAAGAAAACAAGGTAAAGTACGAAATCGTTCCAGGTATCACTTCTGGAATTGGTTCTGCCACTTATGCTGGAATTCCACTCACTCACAGAAAACATGCATCATCAGTAGTCTTTGTAACTGGTCATGAGGATCCTGAAAAGAAACAAGAAATTGTAAAGTGGAAACGACTTGCAAAGTCAGTAGATACTATCGTAATTATGATGGGATTATCTAGAATCAATATTATCTGTAAACAACTCATTGCAGGTGGAATGGATAAAAAAACACCTGTTGCAGTAATTCAAAACGGAACTACTCCTAAACAAAAAATGATTAAAGGAACTGTTACAAACATTGCAAAAAAAGTCAAAGAAAATAAAATAACTCCTCCTGCTAATATTATCATTGGAAATGTTGTTGATTTGTCAGAAACTATTGGGTGGAAATGATGCTTGATGGAAAGACTATAGCAATCACTCGTTCATCTGATGATGCTTCTGAATTTATCTCTCTTGCAGAACAAACCAATGCAACACCAATAGCCTTACCGACAATTGAACTTGTTAGTAAGGGTGAGAAAATTGTTGATGAGTTTCTGGATTCTGTAGAAACATACAATCCTGATTATTCTGTTTTTATGAGTTCAAAGGCTGTGAAACTACTCTTTGATACTGCAAAAGAATCAGGAAAACTAGAAACCCTTCAATTGGCAATTGCAAATACCATTGTAATCTCTGTTGGTCCAAAAACAACCATTGCTCTTGAAACACAAGGCATCAAAGTTAATCATCAACCTGAAAAAACATTCTCTTCTGTAGGTGTTGGAGAATTATTTACGCAACTCAATGCAGTTGGGAAAAAAGTTATAGTGCCTAGAAGTGGTGCATCTACACCATTTCTCAAAGAATTACTAAACAAAATTGGAATAGATGTATCTGAAATTCATCTCTATGACGTATGTGCATTTAGAGATACATCTCAATGGAATGGATTTAGAGAATTATTCTCACAAAACAAAGTTGATGGTGTGGTGTTTACGAGTGCATCCTCAGTTCGAGGATTCTTTGAGATAATGACTAAAGATTATGATGAAAATTCTTTATTAGATAATCTAGCCAAACTTTCTGTAGTTTCCATCGGACCATTCACTTCTGATGAATTAAAGAAATTCAAAGTTAAGAATACCGTTGC
This genomic interval carries:
- a CDS encoding uroporphyrinogen-III synthase translates to MLDGKTIAITRSSDDASEFISLAEQTNATPIALPTIELVSKGEKIVDEFLDSVETYNPDYSVFMSSKAVKLLFDTAKESGKLETLQLAIANTIVISVGPKTTIALETQGIKVNHQPEKTFSSVGVGELFTQLNAVGKKVIVPRSGASTPFLKELLNKIGIDVSEIHLYDVCAFRDTSQWNGFRELFSQNKVDGVVFTSASSVRGFFEIMTKDYDENSLLDNLAKLSVVSIGPFTSDELKKFKVKNTVAEVHTVAGAFEAMKNTLTIA
- a CDS encoding ArsR/SmtB family transcription factor, translated to MNGVNLLKCICDETRFDILELLQKNKELCVNDFVEKLEKDQPLVSHHLKTLKKCGIVKSRDEGKKAMYAISNNQLSELISNVTNASKKMPVLCSDDSCC
- a CDS encoding MIP/aquaporin family protein, which gives rise to MAYSNLQIFTVELIGTFILVIFATGSIVYDAEFFDGQLGIPFAAIAPFIALLIGVYSFGKISLAHFNPAVTIGYYITGHITKIQILYYFAAEIIGALLGSLFVMKVIGEKANLGANAPNYDFSLGLIFPVEVLASAMLMGVIFYVVYTKGLKGFSGVAIGGIVGLDILFLAFISGASMNPARALAPALLSGTFSDLWLYWTAPFIGTMIVAFLFRGKFQAQRASNYE
- the cobA gene encoding uroporphyrinogen-III C-methyltransferase, whose amino-acid sequence is MTGKVYLVGAGPGDSKLITLRAVELLKKADVVLYDRLVSKKIISMIPKKTKKVYVGRAVGDDTTHQNTTNDLMVKYAKSKKNVVRLKGGDPIIFGRGGEEAEFLKENKVKYEIVPGITSGIGSATYAGIPLTHRKHASSVVFVTGHEDPEKKQEIVKWKRLAKSVDTIVIMMGLSRINIICKQLIAGGMDKKTPVAVIQNGTTPKQKMIKGTVTNIAKKVKENKITPPANIIIGNVVDLSETIGWK
- the hemC gene encoding hydroxymethylbilane synthase; translated protein: MKYIVGARGSQLSVAQTNLVIAELKKAHPDTEYEIKTITTKGDTDSRPLFTIDQKGIFEKEIDRAVAQKEVDFAVHSLKDVPSELDDNLVLACIPKRETVNDVFISPDGSTLDSIKPGSVIGTSSLRRAVQVSRKRPDVTVKPIRGNIETRIKKASGENYDAIVLAKAGISRLGVDVKYTELSTDDFSPSPGQGAIAIVARADDSKTIEMLKKIEDPDSRLEIEAERALSDFVDSGCRFPVGAYAKSNGSEMTLTVTAFSVDGKQFLHVSKTGDKNNPKSLGQSAGEELREKGVNDLALNWREKVEEWNKT
- a CDS encoding arsenate reductase ArsC; amino-acid sequence: MENVLFVCVENAGRSQMAEAFFRKYGPAKYNVISAGTTPSSQLNPVVVEVMKEVGIDMTQQSPKTLSNEMIENSSKTINMGCMDKESCPALFVKDVLDWNILDPKEKSIDDVREIRDQILKEVLDLVKSLEE
- the hemL gene encoding glutamate-1-semialdehyde 2,1-aminomutase is translated as MLSNSKLFSDAKKVIPSGVNSPVRYFEPYPFFTKKANGAYIWDVDNRKLIDFCNGYGALLLGHRRKEIINSVSKQLTKGTLYCTPTEGETELAKLIIGNFPSIDKVRLMNTGGEATMTAIRLARGFTKKKKIIKFEGCYHGAHDSVLVKAGSGSAHNGISVSDGGLDEVSKNTLVVQYNNIEDLQKTIQKNKDIAGVIVEPILANMGLILPEKNFLSDLRKITKENNIPLIFDEVVTGFRVAPGGAQEHFGIKPDITTMAKALSNGFAISAVGGKKEIMDLLSPGGKVYQASTFAGNPISVSAAIASIKTINKLKNKLYSKLERFNLLFSTALDDMATDMGIPHQINFTASMFQIFFTNKPVTNYETSKKANAKKFQKLFRTLLKKGIFIAPSQFEVVFLSDAHTENDLNKTLDAYHLALKSVKN